The following proteins come from a genomic window of Gynuella sunshinyii YC6258:
- a CDS encoding ABC transporter ATP-binding protein, translating into MSKPKASLVKRLWKEYVSNHILLLLVAVTLMVIEGSTMGLLSYSVKPLFDNIFVEKSSNMIGLVAIGIFLIFTVRGISAFGQRSITVTIGLRVITDIQKNIVRHLLGLDSSFYSRNPPGALIERVRGDSQALQSFASNALIVFGRDTFSLISLLSVALWVDWKWTLIAFIGTPLLVFPIRGLHILIRKTTRRARQSSADISNRLNEIFHGIKAIKLNNAEQHEHGRFAEEVRKYLKVQSHSEYGKAALPSMIDIIAGAGFVGVLIFGGQQIVNGDKTIGEFMSFFTALGLLFDPIRRLSGLGGNVQAAMASLERIYALFDEQPTIVNDPAPKTVTNPQGDISFNNVTFGYNNQPVLRGISFTAPAGKTTALVGPSGAGKTTIFNLLCRLEDVESGEILIGGQPLMEIDIVDLRNQISVVSQESALFDETIHDNIAFSRRSAEEDEIETAAKVALVKEFSDLQSEGLQTLAGPRGSNLSGGQKQRVIIARALLRNAPILLLDEATSALDTRTEQKIQHALETAAEGKTTIVIAHRLSTVRSADIIHVIKDGQVVESGSHEQLIALDGAYKELNRTLEQ; encoded by the coding sequence GTGAGTAAACCCAAGGCGTCACTTGTAAAACGGCTCTGGAAAGAGTACGTGTCCAACCACATACTGTTATTGCTGGTGGCAGTCACGTTGATGGTGATCGAAGGCAGTACCATGGGGTTGTTGAGCTATTCCGTGAAACCATTATTCGACAATATCTTCGTCGAAAAAAGCTCGAATATGATCGGCCTCGTAGCCATCGGAATTTTTCTCATTTTCACCGTCCGCGGTATCAGCGCCTTTGGTCAACGCTCCATAACAGTCACAATTGGTCTGAGGGTGATTACTGATATTCAGAAAAATATTGTCCGTCACCTGCTGGGCCTGGATAGCAGTTTTTACAGCCGTAATCCGCCCGGGGCCCTGATTGAACGTGTGCGCGGAGATTCTCAGGCGCTGCAAAGCTTCGCCAGTAATGCCCTCATCGTATTCGGCCGTGATACCTTCAGCCTGATTTCGCTGCTGTCTGTAGCCCTTTGGGTAGACTGGAAATGGACACTCATTGCCTTTATCGGTACTCCACTTCTGGTTTTTCCAATTCGTGGGTTGCATATACTGATTCGTAAAACCACTCGTAGGGCCCGACAATCTTCAGCTGATATATCCAACCGCCTGAACGAAATTTTCCATGGCATCAAAGCCATCAAACTCAACAATGCAGAACAACACGAACACGGCCGTTTTGCAGAGGAAGTCAGGAAATACCTGAAGGTCCAATCCCATTCCGAATACGGAAAAGCGGCCCTTCCCTCCATGATTGATATTATCGCTGGCGCCGGATTTGTCGGAGTCCTTATTTTTGGCGGCCAGCAAATCGTCAATGGTGATAAGACCATCGGCGAATTCATGAGCTTTTTTACCGCCCTGGGTCTGCTGTTTGATCCGATCCGCCGCCTCAGCGGACTTGGCGGAAATGTGCAGGCTGCCATGGCAAGCCTGGAGCGTATCTACGCGCTGTTTGACGAGCAGCCGACGATTGTTAACGACCCGGCACCCAAAACCGTGACCAATCCACAAGGAGACATCAGTTTTAACAACGTGACCTTTGGCTACAATAATCAACCAGTACTCAGAGGTATCAGTTTTACCGCACCGGCGGGCAAAACCACAGCTCTGGTCGGTCCTTCCGGTGCAGGGAAAACAACGATATTCAATCTGCTTTGCCGACTGGAAGATGTGGAAAGTGGTGAAATCCTGATCGGTGGTCAGCCACTGATGGAGATCGACATCGTTGATCTGCGCAATCAGATTTCGGTCGTCAGTCAGGAATCAGCTCTATTTGATGAAACGATACACGACAATATCGCGTTCAGCCGCCGCAGTGCCGAAGAGGACGAAATCGAAACTGCCGCCAAAGTAGCATTGGTCAAGGAGTTCTCCGACCTGCAATCCGAAGGGCTGCAAACCCTGGCTGGTCCTCGGGGATCAAACCTGTCCGGCGGCCAGAAGCAGAGAGTGATCATTGCCCGGGCATTATTGCGCAATGCACCGATACTGCTGCTTGATGAAGCGACCTCTGCACTGGACACCCGTACCGAACAAAAAATCCAGCATGCACTGGAAACCGCGGCAGAAGGTAAAACCACCATCGTCATTGCCCATCGTCTTTCCACCGTTCGCTCCGCCGATATCATTCATGTCATCAAGGATGGTCAGGTGGTTGAGTCTGGCAGTCATGAGCAGTTGATCGCACTTGATGGTGCCTACAAAGAACTCAACCGGACTTTGGAGCAATAA
- a CDS encoding GFA family protein, which translates to MAVSAVEGSCLCGQVRFSLLPPFEKMLHCHCARCRKGTGTGHATNLLIGKEQISWLSGEDLISRFDLPGAKSFGKWFCRSCGSPVPRLSRSGYVVVPAGSLDSDPGISPSGRIFWDSRASWSCEEGDLPTYSGYPES; encoded by the coding sequence ATGGCTGTGTCGGCTGTTGAAGGTAGTTGTTTGTGTGGTCAGGTGCGTTTCAGTCTGCTGCCCCCGTTTGAGAAGATGTTGCATTGCCATTGTGCCCGATGTCGTAAGGGTACAGGTACCGGACACGCAACGAATCTGTTGATTGGGAAGGAGCAGATTTCCTGGCTGTCTGGCGAGGATCTGATCAGTCGTTTTGATCTTCCGGGTGCGAAAAGTTTTGGTAAGTGGTTCTGTCGCAGTTGCGGCTCACCGGTACCCCGTCTTAGCCGCAGTGGTTATGTGGTGGTTCCGGCCGGATCTCTGGATTCGGATCCAGGCATATCTCCGTCAGGCAGGATATTCTGGGACTCCAGGGCCAGCTGGAGTTGTGAAGAGGGTGACTTGCCAACGTATTCGGGTTATCCCGAGAGTTGA
- a CDS encoding LutB/LldF family L-lactate oxidation iron-sulfur protein, whose translation MSQPRHTSVEHWRSGVQDALNNPVLQSGLAGAMDYLQEKRRLQFPDQAVFEQRRQQASAIKKSALSRLPELLEQLESRCQANGIQVHWAETGQQASAIALDICRQQKATSVVKGKSMVSEEIHLNDVLIAAGMSCLESDMGEYIVQLAGETPSHIIMPAIHKTKQEIARLFADKIPGIQYTEDVDELIRIGRRVLRHAFETADIGVSGVNFAVAETGTLCLVENEGNGRMSTTMPKVHIAFMGIEKVVASLNDLPPLLHVLTRSATGQNISTYVNMISGPRRGTDLDGPEQVHLILLDNGRSQAYADEQQRQTLQCIRCGACMNHCPVYRRVGGHTYDTTYPGPIGKILMPHLQGLMHTAHLPTASTLCGACGDVCPVKIPIPELLQRWRYQASEVTPSNAKKREKFIWAFWRFANVHPKLYRLGLHMFSRIHPLLPDNLGPWTWKRRKPAFSKQTLHQQMRKRRSHS comes from the coding sequence ATGAGCCAACCACGGCACACATCTGTTGAACACTGGCGAAGTGGTGTTCAGGACGCTTTGAACAATCCGGTTTTACAATCCGGTCTGGCTGGAGCCATGGATTATTTACAGGAAAAGCGGCGGTTACAGTTTCCGGATCAGGCGGTATTTGAACAGCGCCGTCAACAGGCCTCAGCGATTAAAAAAAGTGCGTTGTCGCGTCTTCCTGAGTTACTCGAACAGTTGGAAAGCCGTTGTCAGGCCAACGGTATCCAGGTGCACTGGGCCGAGACTGGCCAGCAGGCCAGTGCTATTGCGCTTGATATCTGTCGGCAGCAAAAAGCCACCAGTGTGGTCAAAGGCAAAAGCATGGTGTCAGAAGAAATCCATCTGAACGATGTGTTGATTGCCGCCGGGATGTCCTGTCTTGAATCCGATATGGGTGAATATATCGTTCAGCTGGCCGGTGAGACACCTTCACATATCATCATGCCGGCGATTCATAAAACCAAACAGGAAATCGCCCGGCTGTTCGCAGATAAGATCCCTGGAATTCAGTATACCGAGGATGTCGATGAGTTGATCCGCATTGGTCGCCGTGTATTGAGGCATGCTTTTGAGACCGCTGATATTGGTGTTTCAGGGGTTAATTTTGCCGTGGCGGAGACGGGTACGCTTTGTCTGGTGGAGAATGAAGGCAATGGGCGTATGTCAACGACGATGCCGAAAGTGCATATTGCTTTCATGGGTATCGAAAAAGTGGTGGCGTCATTGAATGATCTGCCACCGCTGTTGCATGTGCTGACCCGTTCTGCCACAGGCCAGAATATCAGTACCTACGTCAATATGATTTCCGGTCCCAGGCGTGGCACTGACTTGGATGGACCCGAGCAGGTACATTTGATACTGCTCGATAATGGTCGTAGCCAGGCATATGCAGATGAACAACAGCGACAGACTTTGCAATGCATCCGTTGTGGGGCGTGTATGAATCATTGCCCCGTCTATCGCCGTGTGGGTGGCCATACCTATGACACAACCTATCCTGGACCGATTGGCAAGATATTGATGCCTCATCTTCAAGGGCTGATGCATACTGCCCACCTGCCTACGGCATCGACATTATGTGGTGCATGTGGTGACGTGTGTCCGGTGAAAATTCCCATTCCGGAACTGCTGCAGCGCTGGCGTTATCAGGCTTCGGAAGTGACGCCGTCCAATGCCAAAAAACGTGAGAAGTTTATTTGGGCATTCTGGCGCTTTGCCAATGTTCACCCAAAACTGTATCGGCTGGGGCTGCACATGTTCAGTCGTATTCATCCGCTGTTACCGGACAACCTTGGCCCCTGGACCTGGAAGCGTCGCAAACCGGCTTTTTCAAAACAAACCCTGCATCAACAGATGCGTAAGAGGAGGTCCCATTCATGA
- a CDS encoding DUF72 domain-containing protein, translating to MQTDTHPLRLGMAMWSHSQWRDTVYGGKHETAERLARYSEIFSTVEGNTTFYATPSQAIAQDWSQAVANDFRFTFKFPQEITHKQQLRHCSQELRTFLHNMSPLMEKTGIWKIQLPKFFGPTELPLLQAFISKLPRDMNIGVEVRHDAFFAKGTDEQQLNRLLMDHGANRIIMDSRPVFAAPPDTPAIIDAQKKKPRVPVHAIATAKHPVIRFIGHPGLDANNDFFYSWIGKICQWMADGCQPYLFIHTPDNIEAPILARELYRQLSDHWRQLHKTQLPSIKTPTPPESDQLGLDL from the coding sequence GTGCAAACGGACACTCATCCACTGCGACTGGGCATGGCCATGTGGTCACACTCACAATGGCGGGACACGGTATACGGCGGCAAACACGAAACGGCCGAGCGACTGGCGCGATACTCTGAAATATTCAGCACCGTTGAAGGCAATACCACGTTTTACGCTACCCCTTCTCAGGCAATAGCTCAGGATTGGAGTCAGGCCGTTGCCAACGATTTTAGATTCACCTTTAAGTTCCCGCAGGAAATCACCCACAAGCAACAGCTACGGCATTGCAGCCAGGAACTGCGGACGTTTCTTCATAATATGTCACCATTGATGGAGAAAACCGGTATCTGGAAAATTCAACTGCCGAAGTTCTTTGGTCCTACAGAACTACCATTATTACAAGCTTTTATAAGCAAACTGCCGAGAGACATGAACATCGGTGTGGAAGTCCGCCATGACGCATTTTTTGCCAAGGGAACCGATGAGCAACAACTGAACCGACTGCTCATGGATCATGGCGCCAACCGCATAATCATGGATAGTCGGCCAGTATTCGCAGCGCCGCCGGATACCCCGGCCATCATTGATGCTCAAAAGAAAAAGCCCAGGGTTCCGGTGCACGCAATCGCAACGGCAAAGCATCCCGTTATCCGCTTCATCGGTCATCCGGGACTGGACGCCAATAACGACTTTTTTTACAGCTGGATCGGCAAGATCTGTCAGTGGATGGCGGACGGGTGCCAACCCTACTTGTTTATTCATACTCCCGATAATATCGAAGCCCCTATATTGGCCCGCGAACTATATCGGCAATTAAGTGACCATTGGCGACAGTTACATAAAACACAACTGCCTTCGATCAAAACGCCGACACCCCCGGAATCAGACCAACTCGGGCTGGATCTGTGA
- a CDS encoding LutC/YkgG family protein encodes MSSRDAILARLHSVSPVKYPEPEITEQETSAEDMFSRFKRSLEAVHGEVVLIRPDELTSTLERYCQKLGIRSYSSPHGNWLAGYLTQFRLRKEYQWWTPESVIQHRSELFHQLDMGITSAVAWVAETGTVVLQSSEHEPRALSLVPPCHVAIVRESDGFADMAAFMRQQQAPLPTNLIMISGPSKTADIQQTLAYGAHGPAQFLVIMLKQ; translated from the coding sequence ATGAGCAGTCGTGACGCGATATTGGCCAGATTACATTCAGTTTCACCCGTCAAATATCCGGAGCCGGAAATCACCGAGCAAGAGACATCTGCTGAAGATATGTTTTCGCGGTTTAAGCGCTCTCTGGAGGCCGTGCATGGAGAGGTGGTGCTAATCCGCCCGGACGAGTTGACGAGTACTCTGGAACGCTATTGTCAAAAACTGGGCATTCGCTCATACAGCAGCCCTCACGGGAACTGGCTGGCGGGATACCTGACTCAGTTTCGACTCAGGAAAGAGTATCAATGGTGGACGCCGGAAAGTGTGATCCAACATCGTTCTGAGTTGTTTCATCAGCTGGATATGGGTATTACCTCCGCTGTGGCCTGGGTTGCCGAAACCGGCACGGTGGTGTTGCAATCCTCAGAGCATGAGCCCCGGGCACTGTCACTGGTACCACCCTGTCATGTTGCTATCGTTCGGGAGAGTGACGGTTTTGCCGATATGGCAGCATTCATGCGTCAACAACAGGCTCCGCTGCCGACCAATCTGATTATGATCTCCGGCCCCAGTAAAACGGCGGATATTCAACAGACACTGGCGTATGGAGCGCATGGTCCGGCACAATTTCTGGTGATCATGCTGAAGCAATAA
- the pobA gene encoding 4-hydroxybenzoate 3-monooxygenase has translation MKTTVAIIGSGPSGLLLGQLLTKAGIDNVILEAKTRDYVLSRIRAGVLEQGMVDLLRKAGAGARMDKEGLVHEGVNISWNGQLHRIDLKKMSGGSSVMVYGQTELTRDLMDARLDSSAQTFYEAQNVQPHQVDSDQPYVTFTHNGEDYRLDCDYVAGCDGFHGVSRKTIPEDKITEFERVYPFGWLGVLSDTPPAAEELIYAHHPRGFALCSQRSLTRSRYYIQCSLDDKVEDWSDERFWEELKKRLPEDVANTMVTGPSIEKSIAPLRSFVVEPMQYGRLFLVGDAAHIVPPTGAKGLNLAASDVQALYCLLKEAIQQNNPAALERYSEVALRRIWKAEQFSWWMTNLLHDLSASPFEAKMQDAQLAHLLESVAGQTLIAEQYVGLPYELKED, from the coding sequence ATGAAAACCACCGTAGCAATTATCGGATCAGGTCCTTCCGGGCTACTGCTCGGACAACTACTGACTAAAGCGGGTATCGACAACGTCATCCTGGAAGCCAAAACCCGGGATTACGTGCTCAGTAGAATACGCGCGGGAGTACTCGAACAAGGAATGGTTGATCTGCTGCGTAAAGCAGGTGCCGGTGCCCGAATGGACAAAGAAGGCCTGGTACATGAAGGCGTGAATATTTCCTGGAATGGGCAACTGCACCGTATCGACCTGAAAAAGATGTCAGGCGGTAGTAGCGTGATGGTCTACGGACAAACAGAATTGACGCGTGACCTGATGGATGCGCGACTGGACTCTTCGGCTCAGACTTTTTACGAAGCACAGAATGTTCAACCCCATCAGGTGGATTCTGATCAACCCTACGTCACCTTCACTCATAATGGTGAGGACTATCGCCTGGACTGCGATTACGTTGCCGGCTGTGACGGTTTCCACGGTGTGTCGCGCAAGACCATTCCTGAGGACAAAATTACTGAATTTGAGCGGGTTTATCCGTTCGGCTGGCTGGGAGTACTGTCTGACACCCCACCTGCTGCTGAAGAACTGATCTATGCACACCACCCTCGCGGTTTTGCACTGTGCAGCCAACGCAGCCTCACCCGCAGCCGCTACTACATTCAATGCTCTCTTGATGACAAAGTGGAAGACTGGTCGGATGAACGGTTCTGGGAAGAATTAAAAAAACGGCTACCGGAAGATGTTGCCAACACCATGGTCACCGGGCCATCCATTGAAAAAAGCATCGCCCCACTACGCAGTTTTGTTGTCGAACCTATGCAATACGGGCGTTTATTCCTGGTCGGGGACGCCGCTCATATCGTTCCCCCCACAGGCGCGAAAGGCCTGAACCTGGCCGCCAGTGATGTTCAGGCACTGTATTGCCTGCTGAAAGAAGCCATTCAGCAAAACAACCCTGCGGCTCTGGAGCGTTATTCCGAGGTGGCACTACGCCGTATCTGGAAAGCTGAACAGTTTTCCTGGTGGATGACCAATCTGCTGCATGATCTGAGTGCCTCACCGTTCGAAGCCAAAATGCAGGACGCTCAGCTGGCACATTTGCTGGAGTCTGTTGCCGGTCAGACGTTGATTGCAGAGCAATACGTCGGCCTGCCATATGAACTGAAAGAAGACTGA
- a CDS encoding arylamine N-acetyltransferase family protein — translation MISTAQQQKYFERLGVSSLSKQPAQLLTQLHLAHLRQLPFENLDITFNRTIKLNQVGVLDKLIDQHRGGFCYELNYGFYLLLSSLGFEVKLLSGRVFDGQRYGQEFDHLLLSVELADGPVIADVGFGDSFNVPLPLDGSVLIEQHAAHKIIWENNHFSVLKRTDSTTWKPQYIFTTIPRTLEDFRQMANYHQTSPLSIFTRKTICSRLTPDGRMTLSNRKLIESHGLHKNERLLESAEQFRLTLRQQFDISLPDSFQVEQWFTGQN, via the coding sequence ATGATCTCTACAGCACAACAACAAAAGTACTTTGAGCGTCTCGGCGTAAGCTCATTATCAAAACAACCCGCACAATTGTTAACACAGCTTCATTTGGCGCATCTGCGCCAGCTTCCTTTTGAAAATCTGGATATTACATTCAACCGAACCATTAAGCTCAACCAGGTCGGTGTACTTGATAAATTAATCGATCAACATCGTGGTGGTTTTTGTTATGAACTTAACTATGGTTTTTATCTGTTGTTGAGCAGTCTGGGATTCGAGGTAAAACTGCTATCAGGCCGGGTATTTGATGGCCAACGGTATGGTCAGGAATTCGACCATTTATTATTATCCGTCGAATTGGCCGATGGACCTGTGATTGCTGATGTGGGCTTTGGCGACTCATTTAACGTGCCGCTGCCTCTGGATGGTTCTGTGCTGATTGAGCAGCATGCCGCTCACAAAATTATTTGGGAGAATAATCATTTTTCCGTACTCAAACGTACAGATAGCACTACCTGGAAACCACAGTATATTTTCACCACTATTCCCAGAACTCTGGAAGATTTTCGTCAGATGGCCAACTATCACCAGACCTCCCCGCTTTCGATATTCACGCGAAAAACGATTTGTTCACGATTGACTCCAGATGGCCGCATGACTTTATCGAATCGCAAGCTGATCGAGTCTCATGGGCTTCATAAAAACGAACGATTACTGGAAAGCGCAGAACAATTTCGTTTGACCTTGAGACAGCAGTTTGACATATCGCTACCTGACAGTTTTCAGGTAGAACAATGGTTTACCGGACAAAACTGA
- a CDS encoding M23 family metallopeptidase, which produces MKKKYLFGTCILVLIVVGYCLPERIVIPVAGASQRDWNPKSFWYEPWGVSGVHKGIDIFGKTGTDVLSTTGGLVLYTGQIRLGGNVVLVLGPKWHLHYFAHLNTIDTSAFSIVASGDKIASLGDSGNAKGKPPHLHYSVVRMIPFPWKIDRTSQGYKKAFYIDPGEMLMDR; this is translated from the coding sequence ATGAAAAAGAAGTATTTGTTTGGCACCTGTATTCTGGTGTTGATAGTGGTGGGTTATTGTTTGCCGGAACGAATAGTCATTCCTGTCGCCGGTGCCAGTCAACGGGACTGGAATCCAAAATCATTCTGGTATGAGCCCTGGGGAGTCTCTGGAGTTCATAAGGGTATCGATATCTTTGGCAAAACCGGTACTGATGTCTTGAGTACAACAGGTGGTCTGGTGCTGTATACCGGTCAGATTCGTTTGGGTGGTAATGTTGTACTGGTGTTAGGTCCCAAATGGCACCTGCATTATTTTGCTCACCTTAATACGATTGATACGTCCGCATTTTCCATCGTTGCATCCGGTGACAAAATCGCTTCTCTCGGCGACAGTGGCAATGCCAAAGGCAAACCTCCTCATCTGCATTATTCGGTTGTGAGGATGATTCCTTTTCCCTGGAAGATAGATCGCACCAGTCAGGGGTATAAAAAAGCGTTTTATATCGATCCCGGCGAAATGTTGATGGATCGTTAA
- a CDS encoding FadR/GntR family transcriptional regulator, translating to MRTASHAVFCQVINNRYANFIVVRPMPQYRSEEIRDLLLQQLQDGAIATGERLPSERQLAQQYAVSRPIVREALQALKSQGWVISKRGGGTYAANGLERSAPTLLPGHMDRNIGLQEELLEYRYALEGQTAYLAAQRASEADLKKLERAFLRLQQAHQLKDAQQEATSDAIFHLAIAEASQNRVLHYSLQTLFDLLRQHISSNIGSLSRRPETRLTLIRQHRRIFDAIHRHQPERAREVVYEHLDFVKRILTDLAEEHQRLKEKSGTR from the coding sequence ATGCGTACTGCCAGTCATGCAGTGTTTTGTCAGGTAATCAATAACCGTTACGCAAATTTCATAGTGGTCAGACCAATGCCGCAATATCGTTCAGAAGAGATACGCGATTTACTACTGCAACAGCTTCAGGACGGTGCCATCGCCACCGGCGAGCGCCTGCCCTCAGAACGACAGCTGGCGCAGCAGTATGCTGTCAGCCGCCCAATCGTACGTGAGGCACTGCAGGCACTAAAAAGCCAGGGCTGGGTGATTAGCAAGCGCGGCGGAGGGACGTATGCCGCCAATGGCCTGGAACGTTCTGCACCAACCCTGTTGCCAGGACATATGGACAGAAATATCGGCCTGCAGGAAGAATTGCTGGAGTATCGTTATGCTCTGGAAGGACAGACTGCCTATCTGGCGGCACAGCGAGCTTCGGAAGCTGATCTGAAAAAACTCGAACGAGCGTTCTTAAGACTGCAGCAGGCTCATCAGCTAAAAGATGCTCAACAGGAAGCCACCAGTGACGCGATCTTCCATCTCGCCATTGCGGAAGCGAGCCAGAATCGGGTTTTGCATTACAGTTTGCAGACACTGTTCGATTTGCTAAGACAACACATCAGCAGCAACATAGGTAGCCTGTCACGGCGACCGGAAACCCGCCTGACACTGATCCGCCAACATCGCAGAATCTTTGATGCCATTCACAGGCACCAGCCCGAACGGGCTCGCGAGGTGGTTTATGAACATCTGGATTTCGTCAAACGCATACTCACTGACCTCGCTGAAGAACACCAGCGCCTCAAAGAAAAATCCGGGACCCGTTAA
- a CDS encoding tyrosine-protein phosphatase, whose protein sequence is MAKKNFIVHRYRSWRKTWNQNLDSPLKRFFAHLDAVFIDHSFFRIWFHNFHQVAEGVYRSNQPSPRQIRKLHRMGIRTIVNLRGASEFGSYALERETCKELGIQLIDFRMYSRRMPSVESILEAQKVFANLEKPVLLHCKAGSDRAGLGSALYSLLIDGQPIEVAQKQLSFKYLHIKAAKTGRLDHFLESYRCFNAQTPTPFLDWLQNHYDKEKELQTFHANGLANTLIDRILNRE, encoded by the coding sequence ATGGCCAAGAAGAACTTCATTGTTCACCGTTACCGAAGCTGGAGAAAAACCTGGAACCAGAATCTTGACTCCCCTCTGAAACGTTTTTTTGCCCACCTGGATGCTGTTTTTATCGATCATTCATTTTTTCGCATCTGGTTTCACAATTTCCATCAGGTGGCCGAAGGCGTATATCGTTCTAACCAGCCTTCACCAAGGCAAATCCGAAAACTGCATCGTATGGGAATCCGGACCATTGTGAATCTGCGTGGCGCCAGCGAGTTTGGCTCCTATGCTCTGGAACGGGAAACCTGCAAAGAATTGGGTATCCAGTTAATAGACTTTCGTATGTATTCACGCCGAATGCCTAGTGTGGAAAGTATTCTGGAGGCTCAGAAAGTCTTCGCCAACCTGGAAAAGCCGGTATTGTTGCACTGTAAAGCAGGCTCCGACCGTGCCGGTCTGGGCTCTGCCTTATACAGCCTGCTGATTGATGGACAGCCGATCGAAGTCGCGCAGAAGCAGCTGAGTTTCAAATACCTGCACATCAAAGCCGCCAAGACCGGACGCCTGGACCACTTTTTGGAAAGCTATCGTTGCTTCAATGCACAGACCCCCACGCCATTTTTGGACTGGCTGCAGAATCATTATGACAAAGAAAAAGAATTACAGACGTTCCATGCCAACGGCCTGGCCAACACACTGATAGACCGGATTTTAAATCGTGAGTAA
- a CDS encoding DUF922 domain-containing Zn-dependent protease: MKFLLFCICLASVSANAEVIVNESYDYYRVYAERKGELLDFLNVFSPIQTDGKVFHGNTSHYINWDFQWETQDEQCLITAITVTADITFTLPEIYTFSDEVSAIWNQWYPKLVAHENTHADYAIQTAREIEQSIRDLPSYPDCDQLRAEVHTVAEQRMNRLNQMNKEYDLQTNHGETEGAWLKSYL, encoded by the coding sequence TTGAAATTCTTGTTGTTTTGTATCTGCCTGGCCTCTGTTAGCGCCAATGCTGAAGTGATCGTCAACGAAAGTTACGATTACTACCGTGTTTATGCTGAGAGAAAAGGCGAGCTATTGGATTTCTTAAACGTCTTTTCACCCATTCAAACCGATGGCAAAGTGTTTCATGGCAATACCAGTCATTACATCAATTGGGATTTTCAGTGGGAAACACAGGATGAACAATGTCTGATCACAGCAATAACCGTCACTGCTGACATAACGTTTACCTTGCCTGAAATCTATACGTTTTCTGACGAAGTTTCGGCCATCTGGAATCAATGGTATCCAAAGCTGGTTGCCCACGAAAACACTCATGCCGATTACGCCATACAAACCGCACGGGAAATCGAACAATCCATCAGAGACCTTCCATCTTACCCGGATTGTGATCAACTCAGAGCCGAAGTTCATACCGTTGCCGAACAACGTATGAACAGACTCAACCAGATGAACAAAGAATATGATCTACAAACCAACCATGGCGAAACAGAAGGTGCCTGGTTAAAGTCGTATTTATAG
- a CDS encoding (Fe-S)-binding protein: protein MSLDYSSVTHVYLYGTCVVDLAFAEAGIHAVEVLESLGLQVVYVEDQSCCGQPAYTSGFEQQATTVAGHQVSLFPEPWPVIVLSGSCAGMMKHHYPRLLGDSVQAFSQKVIEWSEFVFNHPNFHWPETSTVDRVVLHTSCTARREMGTFETVSRALQQAPGASLQTHQRESECCGFGGTFAVRHKEISTAMVADKCDAILAQNPDALVSADCACMLNINGHLSWRGEALAGMHIASWVHQQLQQAGQL from the coding sequence ATGTCCCTGGATTATTCGTCTGTCACTCATGTTTATCTATATGGTACCTGTGTCGTTGATCTGGCTTTTGCGGAGGCTGGTATTCATGCGGTCGAAGTACTCGAAAGTCTTGGTTTGCAAGTGGTTTATGTGGAGGATCAGAGTTGTTGCGGACAACCGGCATATACGTCCGGATTTGAACAGCAAGCGACCACCGTGGCAGGCCATCAGGTCTCATTGTTTCCAGAACCCTGGCCGGTAATTGTGCTGTCCGGTTCCTGTGCTGGCATGATGAAACATCATTACCCTCGATTGTTGGGAGACTCTGTTCAGGCCTTCAGTCAAAAAGTCATTGAATGGAGTGAGTTTGTTTTCAATCATCCAAACTTCCACTGGCCGGAAACCAGCACTGTCGACAGAGTGGTATTGCATACCAGCTGTACCGCGCGTCGTGAAATGGGCACTTTTGAGACTGTCTCACGAGCGCTTCAACAGGCTCCAGGGGCAAGTTTGCAAACTCACCAGAGAGAGTCTGAGTGCTGTGGTTTTGGTGGCACGTTTGCCGTTCGGCATAAAGAGATTTCCACAGCAATGGTGGCTGATAAGTGTGATGCCATCCTGGCACAAAACCCCGATGCCTTGGTTAGCGCTGACTGCGCCTGTATGTTGAATATTAATGGTCACTTATCCTGGCGGGGTGAGGCTCTGGCGGGTATGCACATTGCGTCCTGGGTTCATCAACAACTACAACAGGCAGGTCAGTTATGA